In a genomic window of Caloenas nicobarica isolate bCalNic1 chromosome 1, bCalNic1.hap1, whole genome shotgun sequence:
- the GATD3 gene encoding glutamine amidotransferase-like class 1 domain-containing protein 3, mitochondrial, with product MLASRGPALCTALRRAAPGGLASFHCSAGRRRNARVAVVLSGCGVYDGTEIHEASAILVHLSRGGAEVQMYAPDVPQMHVIDHSKGQPAEAESRNVLVESARIARGKIASLAKLTTADHDAVIFPGGFGAAKNLSTFAVDGKDCKVNREVERVLKDFHKAGKPIGLCCISPVLAAKVLSGAEVTVGHEEEEGGKWPYAGTAGAIKELGGKHCVKEVTEAHVDTKNKVVTTPAFMCETELHKIFDGIGAMVKNVLQLTGK from the exons ATGCTGGCCTCCCGGGGGCCGGCCCTCTGCACCGCGCTGCGGCGGGCAGCGCCCGGCGGCCTCGCCTCCTTCCACTGCTCCGCCGGGCGCCGCCGCAACGCGCGCGTCGCTGTG GTCCTATCTGGTTGCGGTGTCTATGATGGCACAGAAATCCATGAGGCCTCAGC CATACTGGTACACCTGAGTCGTGGGGGAGCTGAGGTGCAGATGTATGCTCCAGATGTTCCTCAGATGCATGTCATTGACCACAGTAAAGGGCAACCAGCTGAAGCTGAGTCCAG GAACGTTTTAGTGGAATCTGCAAGGATTGCTCGTGGTAAAATTGCAAGCCTGGCTAAACTCACGACAGCAGATCATGATGCTGTGATATTTCCTGGTGGATTTGGAGCTGCTAAAAACTT ATCCACCTTTGCTGTAGATGGGAAAGATTGCAAGGTGAACAGAGAAGTTGAACGTGTCTTGAAAGACTTCCACAAAGCAGGCAAACCTATTGG TCTTTGCTGCATTTCACCAGTGTTGGCAGCAAAGGTTCTCTCTGGTGCTGAAGTAACTGTGGGCCacgaagaagaggaaggtggCAAGTGGCCTTATGCGGGAACTGCAGGAGCCATTAAAGAGCTGGGAGGAAAGCATTGTGTGAAAGAAGTAACT GAAGCTCATGTGGATACAAAGAACAAGGTGGTTACTACGCCAGCATTTATGTGTGAAACAGAATTACATAAGATCTTTGATGGCATTGGGGCCATGGTAAAGAATGTGCTACAATTAACtggcaaataa